The stretch of DNA ACAGATTGGTGCCAAATTTTTGGTCAGTTAGTAACCTGCGGCTGCAATGGTGAAACCTGCAGTCCAATCTGAACGAATATCGAACTCACATCGGATTATTTTACTCCAACTAAAATTATTGGAGGATACAACATATGTCTCGTTATACAGGTCCAAGTTGGAAGATCTCCCGTCGTTTGGGAATGTCTCTTTCAGGTACTGGTAAAGAATTAGCTCGTCGTCCTTATGCTCCTGGTGATCATGGTCAAGGTCGTCATTCAAAGCTTTCTGAATACGGTACGCAATTACGCGAAAAGCAAAAGTTACGGATGATGTACGGTTTAACTGAACGTCAATTCGCCAACTTATTTATCAAAGCTGGTAAAATCCGCGAAGGTAAGCATGGTGTTAACTTCATGATCTTACTCGAACGTCGTTTAGACAACATGGTCTACCGTTTAGGTTTGGCAACGACTCGTCGTCAAGCTCGTCAATTGGTAAACCATGGCCACATCACTGTTGATGGCAAACGTGTTGACATTCCTTCATACGAAGTTAGTGTTGGCCAAGTTGTCTCAGTACGTGAAAAGTCTAAAAAGTTAACGGTTATCACTGGCGCTGTTGAAGCCGTGGTTTCACGTCCTAACTTCGTTCAATTCGATGCTGACAAACTTGAAGGTTCATTAACTCGTTTACCAGAACGTGAAGAACTTGAAGCAGATATCGACGAATCACTTATCGTTGAATACTACAACAAACTTTAATTTCTGGTTATTAAAAACGCGTCGCATTTGCGGCGTGTTTTTTTGTGTCTCGTGATAAAAAGCATTGCCGCTCCGGTTGGCCTGGACTGATGTTGGAACGTGGTGGCTACGTTTGTGAGCCAAGGGGCAGTCTCACAAGCCGGGCTTTCTCTAAGCTGGCAAGACCCCAGCAAAGAGAAATTTCACCACTGAGCCTCATTCCAGACCAACCTACGCTAACCCAGCGCCTCAATATTGATTGGGTTTTCGGGATATTAAGAGCCATAATCACTATCTAACATCGTAATGAACCAGTGGCTGCACAGCGAATGAACTGGTCAATGAAGACGGCGGCGTTTACGCTCTTGAACGTTAAGAGCTATTTGCAACCACCCACAATAGGCTAACTACCAATTATCAGTCAGTCTTCAGCCTTAGTTTTGCCATAATCGCTAAATAAATCGGTA from Lactiplantibacillus brownii encodes:
- the rpsD gene encoding 30S ribosomal protein S4, whose protein sequence is MSRYTGPSWKISRRLGMSLSGTGKELARRPYAPGDHGQGRHSKLSEYGTQLREKQKLRMMYGLTERQFANLFIKAGKIREGKHGVNFMILLERRLDNMVYRLGLATTRRQARQLVNHGHITVDGKRVDIPSYEVSVGQVVSVREKSKKLTVITGAVEAVVSRPNFVQFDADKLEGSLTRLPEREELEADIDESLIVEYYNKL